Below is a window of Rattus norvegicus strain BN/NHsdMcwi chromosome 5, GRCr8, whole genome shotgun sequence DNA.
GTAgatctcgaactcacagagatctgcctccaaagtgtgtgtgtgtgtgtgtgtgtgtgtgtgtgtgtgtgtgtgtgtgtgtgtttgtgtgagatgtgtgcaggtgcccaaggaatctcctgaagctggagttacatgcTGTTAAGAGCTGATGGATGAACTGACCAATATGGGTGTTGGGGAAGAACCAGGGTCCTATGAGAGATTACCAGTCTGCTGAGCCATGGGGAGAGCCAGTTATGGGGTAACAGGGAGTAAGCAACTACTTAAAAGTGATTATTAACTATTATTTTCCAAGGCCACTCTTGTTACAAATAGAATACAGTAGCTGTCTTGAATCCACTGTCATCTTTCTTGTGTACACATTCCCCACTTCATTCATCAGATTCTTACAAGAAACTGATAGAAATCAGGATGTGCCAAAGGAGAGGAGAACACTGCTTCCTAATTTGTGCTCTTAAGGAATTCTTCTGAAGGCTAGAAGGCTAGAGTAATAGACCAGGGATGTTAGCAAAACAAAGTGTTCATTTACTTCTAAGACAGCACTCTTGTCCATCTCTACTTCTTCCCAGGACCAGGACGCCCTCAAAAATGTTTATATTATCAAagggaaattattttattaatcagAATAATTTATTTCTCTGTCTAAAATGTTTTCATTCTAGTAGGGTCTCAAAGAATTTACTTCATAAACATCCAACTTCATAAAGTATCTTCCTAAGACAGATCTATCAGACTAATTATCTTAGttgtgtttaaatatttattttatttttttttttgagacagggtctcattatgtagccctggttggccagaactcactatgtagaccaggttggctttgaccTCACAAAGCTCTGCCTgcatctacctcctgagtgctaggattagaggcattGCAACATGCTGGCCTTAGATTGAGCtttaatttgggggggggggggggcagcaccAAGGTTTATTGGAGCATCCTAATACAGACGCTGGGGCTTGCCCATGGTGCTCTTGATGTACAGAGCCCGGACGTTCTGCCAGTTTTTCTTGAGTAAGGACACTAAGAAGTTGACAGCCAGGTGGATGTTGTAGACTAGCTCGTCATCGGTCATCTTCACGTGGCCGACGGCAACGGCCAGACACAGTACCTTCTTCATCTGGAACTTGATTGTGGATTTCACCTCATCCACTTTGGCCACCATGTTTTCATTGTGTGTCAGCAGGGAGGGGAACTTGCCTGCCTTGTTTAGGCCTGGGCTCAGGATACGTGGGATTTGCTTGATCAGAGACTCAGAGACCAAAAAGGCatcatacttcttttttttttttttttttttttttttggttctttttttcggagctggggaccgaacccagggccttgcgcttcctaggtaagcgctctaccactgagctaaatccccagccccggcatcATACTTCTTGGCCAGCATTTTGACCAACTTCTTGTTCTTGTTAAGCTTCTTGAGCGCCTCGATGTCCATGTGGGGGATATCCACGGCCTTGACTTCATCACAGTGCTGCTGGTCCCCCAGGACGCACACGGAGAACTTGGGGCGAGGGGTGGACTTAAGCTTGACGGTGCCCGAGAAGCGTTTGTCCTTCTGAGGGTCGTAGTTCTTCAGGCTGATCTGCAGCTCCACCGTCTCCAGAA
It encodes the following:
- the Rpl10al3 gene encoding large ribosomal subunit protein uL1-like isoform X2 → MSKVSRDTLYEAVREVLHGNQRKRRKFLETVELQISLKNYDPQKDKRFSGTVKLKSTPRPKFSVCVLGDQQHCDEVKAVDIPHMDIEALKKLNKNKKLVKMLAKKYDYDAFLVSESLIKQIPRILSPGLNKAGKFPSLLTHNENMVAKVDEVKSTIKFQMKKVLCLAVAVGHVKMTDDELVYNIHLAVNFLVSLLKKNWQNVRALYIKSTMGKPQRLY
- the Rpl10al3 gene encoding large ribosomal subunit protein uL1-like isoform X1, with amino-acid sequence MSKVSRDTLYEAVREVLHGNQRKRRKFLETVELQISLKNYDPQKDKRFSGTVKLKSTPRPKFSVCVLGDQQHCDEVKAVDIPHMDIEALKKLNKNKKLVKMLAKKYDAGAGDLAQW